In Hoeflea ulvae, one genomic interval encodes:
- a CDS encoding ABC transporter substrate-binding protein — protein MRDEYLKKQARWLSEGQIGRRQFITSAIAAGLAVPTALTLATDVLAATPKSGGKLRFGSSYGSTTDALDPGTSENGMSQSINYARGNHLTEVGKDGKLIPELAAGYEPSNGAKTWVFDLRKGVEFHDGKTMTADDVIATFNYHRDENSKSAAKGLLSAIKEIKKDGDNRVIFELEGGNADFPYIVSDYHIMIMPSVDGKIEDPNSPIGTGGYIVESYEAGVRTLMKRNPNFFKEGHAHFDEVEFITLADTTARQNAIMNGDVDFIDNVDPKTVSLLGRVPILEILQTTGTQHYTFPMRVNAAPFDNYDLRMALKYAIKRQELVDKILLGHGEAGNDVPVNASMPFFNTELPVHEFDAEKAAEHYKKSGHSGAIQLSVSDAAFPGAVDAAQLIAASAKEAGIEIELVREPSDGYWSNVWNKKPWSACYWSGRPTQDWMYASAYTADTEWNDTAWKTGESADKFNDLVVMARSETDEDKRKEQYWEAQRLLQDDGGAIVGMWANFIHAHSKTLAHDEHVAANWQADGGKLAERWWFS, from the coding sequence ATGAGAGATGAGTATCTGAAAAAACAGGCACGCTGGCTCAGCGAAGGCCAGATCGGCCGCCGCCAGTTCATCACGTCTGCAATTGCTGCAGGCCTGGCCGTGCCAACAGCGCTTACGCTGGCAACCGACGTGCTTGCGGCAACACCCAAGAGCGGCGGCAAGCTGCGCTTCGGCTCTTCCTACGGTTCGACGACGGATGCGCTTGATCCGGGTACGTCGGAAAACGGAATGTCGCAGTCTATCAATTACGCCCGCGGCAACCATCTGACCGAAGTGGGCAAGGACGGGAAATTGATCCCGGAACTAGCTGCAGGCTACGAGCCGTCAAATGGCGCCAAGACCTGGGTGTTCGATCTGCGCAAGGGTGTGGAATTCCACGACGGCAAGACCATGACTGCCGACGATGTGATCGCAACATTCAACTACCACCGAGACGAGAATTCCAAGTCCGCTGCCAAGGGTCTGTTGTCCGCGATCAAGGAAATCAAGAAGGACGGCGACAACCGGGTGATCTTCGAACTTGAAGGCGGCAATGCCGATTTCCCGTATATTGTTTCCGATTATCACATCATGATCATGCCTTCTGTTGACGGCAAGATCGAAGACCCCAACAGCCCGATCGGCACCGGCGGTTATATCGTGGAAAGCTACGAGGCGGGCGTGCGCACCCTGATGAAGCGCAATCCCAACTTCTTCAAGGAAGGCCACGCGCATTTCGACGAAGTCGAATTCATCACGCTGGCCGACACGACCGCGCGGCAGAACGCCATCATGAATGGCGATGTCGATTTCATTGACAATGTCGATCCCAAGACAGTGTCACTGCTCGGCCGGGTTCCAATCCTCGAAATCCTGCAGACAACCGGCACACAGCATTACACATTCCCGATGCGGGTGAATGCTGCGCCTTTCGACAATTACGACCTGCGCATGGCACTGAAATACGCCATCAAGCGTCAGGAACTGGTCGACAAGATCCTGCTCGGCCACGGCGAAGCCGGCAACGACGTTCCGGTCAACGCTTCAATGCCGTTTTTCAACACCGAACTTCCGGTGCATGAATTCGACGCTGAAAAGGCTGCCGAACACTACAAGAAGTCGGGCCATTCCGGTGCAATCCAGCTTTCCGTTTCGGACGCTGCCTTCCCGGGCGCCGTCGATGCGGCTCAGCTGATCGCGGCCTCTGCCAAGGAAGCCGGGATCGAGATCGAACTGGTGCGCGAGCCGAGCGATGGTTACTGGTCCAACGTCTGGAACAAGAAGCCGTGGAGCGCCTGCTACTGGAGCGGACGCCCCACCCAGGACTGGATGTATGCATCAGCCTACACTGCAGACACCGAGTGGAATGATACCGCCTGGAAAACCGGCGAATCCGCAGACAAGTTCAACGATCTGGTGGTCATGGCGCGGTCGGAAACCGACGAAGACAAGCGCAAGGAACAGTATTGGGAAGCGCAGCGGCTGCTGCAGGACGATGGCGGCGCGATCGTCGGCATGTGGGCCAACTTCATCCATGCTCATTCCAAGACGCTTGCGCATGATGAACATGTTGCTGCCAACTGGCAGGCTGACGGTGGCAAGCTCGCCGAACGCTGGTGGTTCTCCTGA
- a CDS encoding ABC transporter permease — MNAVLSTILKRLGMGVATLFVVSAIIFSSISMLPGDFSEAVLGQAATEETVTAFRKELGLDKSAPVRYFEWVGSVLQGDLGTSFSGRNASGQDRSRQVSDLVIPRLWNTLFLAGVTAVIAVPLALFLGLTAALYRNTAYDRIVNAATLTTISTPEFFVAYILILFFASLWPVFPSLANIDASTAMGERLYRVALPALTLTLVIVAHMMRMTRAAIINLLASPYIEMARLKGASRSEIILKHALPNAWAPIATVIAFNLAYLVVGVVVVEVVFVYPGIGQLMVDAVTSRDIPVVQACALIFAATYILLNLTADIIGIVTNPRLLHPR; from the coding sequence TTGAACGCAGTGCTGTCGACCATATTGAAACGACTGGGAATGGGCGTTGCCACGCTGTTCGTCGTCTCAGCCATCATCTTCAGTTCCATTTCAATGCTGCCTGGAGACTTCAGTGAGGCAGTCCTCGGCCAGGCCGCGACCGAAGAGACCGTCACCGCCTTTCGCAAGGAGCTCGGCCTCGATAAATCCGCGCCGGTCCGCTATTTCGAATGGGTCGGCTCGGTGCTGCAGGGCGATCTCGGGACCTCGTTTTCGGGCCGCAACGCCTCCGGCCAGGACCGCTCCCGCCAGGTCAGCGATCTTGTCATTCCGCGGCTGTGGAACACCCTGTTTCTCGCCGGCGTGACCGCGGTCATCGCCGTGCCTCTGGCGCTGTTTCTGGGACTGACCGCAGCACTTTACCGCAACACCGCCTATGACCGGATCGTCAACGCGGCGACGCTGACCACGATTTCCACGCCGGAATTCTTCGTCGCCTATATCCTGATCCTGTTCTTCGCCTCGCTCTGGCCGGTGTTTCCCTCGCTCGCCAATATCGATGCCTCCACCGCGATGGGCGAAAGGCTCTACCGGGTGGCGCTTCCCGCGCTCACCCTGACGCTGGTGATTGTCGCGCACATGATGCGCATGACCCGCGCCGCCATCATCAATCTTCTCGCCAGTCCCTATATCGAGATGGCCCGGCTCAAGGGCGCCTCGCGGTCCGAGATCATCCTCAAACATGCCCTGCCCAATGCCTGGGCGCCGATCGCCACCGTCATCGCCTTCAACCTCGCCTATCTGGTCGTCGGTGTGGTCGTGGTTGAAGTGGTCTTTGTCTATCCCGGCATCGGCCAGCTGATGGTTGATGCAGTGACCAGCCGCGACATCCCGGTTGTCCAGGCCTGCGCGCTGATTTTTGCCGCGACCTACATTCTCCTGAACCTGACCGCCGACATCATCGGCATCGTCACCAACCCGCGATTGTTGCACCCCCGATGA
- a CDS encoding ABC transporter permease — protein sequence MSEQPDTYAAAAEVGAVRKRRSRMERVGLLLKSAPPSAWFGMIVVSLYILVAIFADVLAPYGEAQIHSVAFAPWSDEFFFGTDQIGRDVLTRLIYGARNTMGIALATTFLSFLIGGGLGLVAAINRRWLDQALSRFVDVLMAIPSLIFALMLLSIFGSTITSLIIIIAVLDSTRVFRLTRAVAVNVAVMDYVEAAKLRGEGLGWIMRREILPNIMPPLVAEFGLRFCFVFLTIAALSFLGVGIQPPTADWGSMVRANASLIQFAKYDMTAAITPLLPAAAIALLTVAVNFIVDWFLQKTSGLRE from the coding sequence ATGAGCGAGCAACCAGACACCTACGCCGCCGCTGCCGAAGTCGGCGCCGTCCGCAAACGCCGAAGCCGCATGGAGCGGGTTGGATTGCTGCTGAAATCGGCACCGCCCAGCGCCTGGTTCGGGATGATTGTCGTCTCGCTCTACATCCTCGTGGCAATCTTCGCAGATGTGCTTGCGCCCTATGGCGAGGCCCAGATCCATTCTGTGGCCTTCGCGCCCTGGAGCGACGAGTTCTTTTTCGGCACCGACCAGATCGGCCGCGATGTGCTCACCCGGCTGATCTACGGCGCCCGCAACACCATGGGCATCGCGCTGGCGACAACCTTCCTGTCCTTCCTCATTGGCGGCGGACTGGGCCTGGTGGCGGCCATCAACCGCCGCTGGCTCGACCAGGCGCTGAGCCGCTTTGTCGATGTGCTGATGGCCATTCCCAGCCTGATCTTCGCGCTGATGCTGCTGTCGATCTTCGGATCGACCATCACCAGCCTGATCATCATCATCGCCGTGCTCGATTCAACCCGCGTCTTCCGGCTTACCCGCGCTGTCGCGGTCAATGTTGCGGTGATGGACTATGTCGAGGCCGCCAAGCTGCGGGGCGAAGGCCTTGGCTGGATCATGCGCCGGGAAATCCTGCCCAACATCATGCCGCCGCTGGTGGCCGAATTCGGGCTGCGGTTCTGCTTCGTGTTCCTGACCATTGCGGCGCTGTCCTTCCTCGGCGTCGGCATCCAGCCGCCAACCGCTGACTGGGGCTCGATGGTGCGCGCCAACGCTTCGCTGATCCAGTTCGCCAAATATGACATGACCGCAGCGATCACTCCCCTGCTGCCGGCTGCGGCGATTGCGCTGCTGACCGTCGCGGTGAACTTCATCGTTGACTGGTTCCTCCAGAAAACAAGCGGGCTTCGCGAATGA
- a CDS encoding ABC transporter ATP-binding protein yields MTDTSGTAAEANNDILLEMRGITIDGYSDEQWHPIIKGVDLTLRRGEIMGLIGESGAGKSTLGKAAMGYTQPGCKLTGGSIMFDGIDLAKASDREKRQLWGTRIAYVAQSAAASFNPAHRLIDQTVEAATRRGIRPDAESRADAVELFRALQLPDPETIGNRYPHQVSGGQLQRVMTAMAMSPRPDLIIFDEPTTALDVTTQVEVLAAMRNIVEEFNTAAIYITHDLAVVAQMADFIQVLRYGEEVEEAPTRQMLSAPREDYTKSLWSVRALEKPEVKGEDIILSIDNIDAAYGPLKVLHDVSIKLPRGRTVAVVGESGSGKSTTARVMTGLLPPLSGTVTFNGEPLPPALRDRSKDQLQRIQMIYQMADTAMNPRQTVEDIIGRPLEFYLGLKGKEREERILELLDMIELDESFMDRLPSELSGGQKQRICIARALAARPDIIICDEVTSALDQIVQEGILQLLLRLQKKYDITYLFITHDIATVKAISDEIVVMFEGKVVEQGLKSEILSPPFPDYTKLLLSSVPEMDPDWLTNLLEKRDA; encoded by the coding sequence ATGACCGACACTTCCGGAACCGCCGCTGAGGCCAACAATGACATCCTGCTGGAGATGCGCGGCATCACCATCGACGGCTATTCCGACGAACAGTGGCATCCGATTATCAAGGGCGTCGACCTGACGCTTCGCCGCGGCGAGATCATGGGGCTGATCGGGGAATCCGGCGCCGGCAAATCAACCCTCGGCAAGGCCGCCATGGGCTACACCCAGCCCGGCTGCAAGCTCACCGGCGGCTCGATCATGTTCGACGGCATCGATCTGGCCAAGGCCAGCGACCGGGAAAAGCGGCAATTGTGGGGAACCCGCATCGCCTATGTGGCGCAATCCGCCGCCGCCTCGTTCAACCCTGCCCACCGGCTGATCGACCAGACCGTCGAGGCCGCGACGCGGCGCGGCATCCGGCCAGACGCGGAATCGCGCGCCGATGCGGTGGAGCTGTTCCGGGCGCTGCAATTGCCTGATCCCGAAACCATCGGCAACCGCTATCCGCACCAGGTTTCCGGCGGACAGCTGCAGCGGGTGATGACCGCCATGGCGATGTCACCGCGGCCTGACCTGATCATCTTTGACGAGCCGACCACGGCGCTTGATGTTACCACCCAGGTCGAAGTGCTGGCGGCGATGCGCAACATCGTCGAGGAATTCAACACCGCCGCGATCTACATCACCCATGACCTCGCAGTCGTGGCCCAGATGGCTGATTTCATTCAGGTGCTGCGCTATGGCGAAGAAGTCGAAGAGGCCCCGACCCGGCAGATGCTGAGCGCGCCGAGGGAGGACTATACCAAGTCGCTCTGGTCCGTGCGCGCGCTGGAAAAGCCCGAAGTCAAGGGCGAGGATATCATCCTATCCATCGACAATATCGACGCCGCCTACGGCCCGCTCAAGGTGCTGCACGATGTCTCCATCAAGCTGCCGCGCGGCCGGACCGTCGCCGTCGTCGGCGAATCCGGCTCGGGCAAGTCAACCACGGCTCGGGTGATGACCGGGCTGTTGCCGCCGCTCAGCGGCACCGTCACTTTCAATGGCGAGCCGCTGCCGCCCGCTCTGCGGGATCGCAGCAAAGACCAGTTGCAGCGCATCCAGATGATCTACCAGATGGCGGACACGGCAATGAACCCGCGCCAGACGGTTGAGGACATCATCGGCCGGCCGCTCGAATTCTATCTCGGCCTCAAGGGCAAGGAGCGCGAGGAGCGCATCCTCGAGCTTCTCGACATGATCGAGCTCGACGAGAGCTTCATGGACCGGCTGCCGTCCGAACTCTCCGGCGGCCAGAAACAGCGCATCTGCATCGCCCGTGCGCTGGCGGCCCGGCCCGACATCATCATCTGCGATGAAGTCACCTCGGCGCTCGACCAGATCGTTCAGGAAGGCATTTTGCAATTGCTGCTGCGGCTGCAGAAGAAATACGACATCACCTATCTGTTCATCACTCATGACATCGCCACGGTGAAGGCGATTTCCGACGAGATCGTGGTGATGTTCGAGGGCAAGGTTGTCGAGCAGGGATTGAAAAGCGAGATCCTGTCCCCGCCCTTCCCCGATTACACCAAGCTGTTGTTGTCCTCGGTGCCGGAAATGGACCCCGACTGGCTCACCAATCTTTTGGAAAAACGCGACGCCTGA
- a CDS encoding HAD family hydrolase, with translation MTWKLSKTIKAILFDKDGTLIDFDKTWAATNRKGALIAADGDPQLADILLDACGMDPQTGKTRADSMFAAANAREIAAHMVTHGSPLAHGDLLGRLDQIFIDGAEQPWPICDLDSLLESLTGAGLALGIASSDGEASIRRTVEVLGLSRHISFIAGYDSGHGPKPEPGMINAFAAHLGVSPAEIAMVGDNGHDLEMARAAGAGAAIGVLSGTGTRQTLEPLADVLIGSVADLPALLAER, from the coding sequence ATGACATGGAAATTGAGCAAAACCATCAAAGCCATCCTGTTCGACAAGGATGGCACACTGATCGATTTCGACAAGACCTGGGCTGCGACCAACCGCAAGGGCGCCCTGATCGCCGCTGACGGCGACCCGCAACTGGCCGACATCCTGCTCGATGCCTGCGGCATGGACCCGCAGACCGGCAAGACCCGGGCCGACAGCATGTTTGCTGCAGCCAATGCCCGCGAGATCGCCGCGCATATGGTGACCCATGGCAGCCCACTCGCGCATGGTGATCTGCTTGGCCGGCTCGATCAGATCTTTATCGACGGCGCGGAACAGCCTTGGCCGATTTGTGATCTGGACAGCCTGCTGGAGAGCCTCACCGGCGCTGGTTTGGCACTCGGCATCGCCTCAAGCGATGGTGAGGCCAGCATCCGCCGCACCGTCGAGGTGCTGGGCCTGTCACGCCATATCAGCTTTATCGCCGGCTATGACAGCGGCCATGGACCAAAGCCCGAGCCGGGCATGATCAATGCCTTTGCAGCGCATCTGGGAGTGAGCCCTGCGGAAATCGCCATGGTCGGCGACAATGGCCATGATCTGGAGATGGCCCGCGCTGCCGGCGCAGGTGCGGCAATCGGGGTGCTGTCGGGCACGGGCACGCGCCAGACGCTGGAGCCCCTGGCCGATGTGCTGATCGGGTCGGTGGCGGATCTGCCAGCTTTGCTGGCTGAGAGATAA
- a CDS encoding alpha/beta hydrolase translates to MGVNTNTWISKEFPLRPSPYDTLLDDETWRFIDISVAFYPEDATSLDHAGQRRVYDDLCKAFDAGRPSGVSVRDYSIPGPAAPIPLREYMPASGKPQACVLYLHGGGFVLGGLDSHDSICAEICDGTGYAVIAVDYRLAPEHLHPAQFDDALAAFRHVAETYDLPVVLSGDSAGGNLAAAVAWATRGEAWAPAGQVLIYPALGAETTKGSFVSHAHAPMLTTEDMIYYDNLRSGGRSPVDDPAFTPLAATEFAGLPPTLVFTAECDPLSGDGPDYCARLTKAGGNAVCFEEKGLVHGYLRARHSVTRARDSFARMVRGIKSLGAGDWPY, encoded by the coding sequence ATGGGCGTCAACACCAACACCTGGATCTCCAAGGAATTCCCATTGCGCCCCTCGCCCTATGACACGCTGCTCGACGACGAAACATGGAGATTCATCGACATCTCGGTGGCGTTCTACCCCGAGGATGCAACCAGTCTCGACCATGCCGGCCAGCGCCGCGTCTATGATGATTTGTGCAAGGCATTTGACGCCGGCCGGCCCTCGGGCGTGAGCGTCAGGGATTATTCCATCCCCGGACCCGCCGCTCCCATTCCGCTGCGCGAATACATGCCCGCATCCGGCAAGCCCCAGGCCTGCGTGCTCTATCTGCATGGCGGCGGCTTCGTCCTTGGTGGGCTCGACAGCCATGACAGCATCTGCGCGGAGATCTGCGACGGAACCGGCTATGCGGTCATCGCGGTGGATTACCGCCTGGCCCCCGAACACCTGCATCCGGCCCAGTTCGACGATGCGCTGGCAGCCTTCCGCCATGTCGCGGAGACTTATGATCTCCCGGTGGTCCTGAGCGGCGACAGCGCCGGCGGCAATCTGGCGGCCGCGGTTGCCTGGGCAACACGCGGCGAAGCGTGGGCCCCGGCAGGACAGGTGTTGATCTACCCTGCGCTGGGCGCCGAAACCACCAAGGGCTCATTTGTCAGCCACGCCCATGCGCCGATGCTGACCACCGAAGACATGATCTATTACGACAATCTGCGCTCGGGCGGCCGCTCACCGGTCGATGATCCGGCGTTCACGCCGCTCGCCGCGACAGAATTTGCCGGCCTGCCGCCGACACTTGTTTTCACCGCCGAATGCGATCCGCTGTCGGGCGATGGCCCGGACTATTGCGCCCGCCTCACGAAAGCCGGCGGCAACGCCGTCTGTTTTGAAGAGAAAGGCCTTGTTCACGGCTATCTGCGCGCGCGCCATTCGGTCACCCGCGCTCGCGACAGCTTTGCCCGGATGGTCAGGGGCATAAAATCGCTGGGCGCCGGCGACTGGCCCTATTAA
- a CDS encoding CocE/NonD family hydrolase — MASFMPEIQTDFPREIIEIADQPIVMPDGCRLSARVWMPKDAEDHPVPLILEHLPYRKRDGTIVRDSLTHPWMAGQGYACVRVDMRGNGDSEGLMADEYTAQELQDACDVIAWAVAQPWCSGTAGMMGISWGGFNSLQVAALRPPALKAIITICSTVDRFADDIHLKGGCLLGENFGWAANMLSYSSRPPDPLLIGPGWRELWLNRLEHMPFLAREWISRQARDDYWKHGSVCEDFGAIEAAVLSIGGWHDGYRNTISHLVENIEAPVKGIVGPWIHKYPHYAGPEPRIGFLQEAKRWWDHWLKGADNGAESLPAYRAWLMDSIKPQRWVDERPGRWIAESEWPSPDSDELVLKLGDGSLGEAELTTAVPVNTPNDCGSQAGEYFPFAYGPELPDEQTPDDLRSACFDGEVLTETLDIVGAPKLALTLHSDKPMAQLVVRLCDLRPDGTSALITMGVLNLTHSKSSEQPELLTPGEVFDTTVVLDQIAYRIPAGHRLRIAVSTACWPFIWPTPERATVTLEAGKLALPLRTVIADADECSFEKPVGATPWQHENLRPSASTRQSETDPATGVVTTTIFNDAGENRDSDHGLVSGSTTHETWSIHPDDPLSATSHIRWEQTIGRDHWQTATVAEMKMRCDRDWFYITGKLVATENGEVMFDKDWDEKIARRFV, encoded by the coding sequence ATGGCGTCCTTCATGCCGGAGATACAAACGGATTTTCCGCGCGAGATTATCGAGATTGCCGATCAGCCGATCGTCATGCCGGACGGCTGCCGGTTGTCGGCGCGGGTCTGGATGCCGAAGGATGCGGAAGACCATCCGGTTCCGCTGATCCTCGAGCATCTGCCCTATCGCAAGCGCGACGGCACCATTGTCCGCGACAGTCTCACCCATCCCTGGATGGCGGGGCAGGGCTATGCCTGTGTCCGGGTCGACATGCGCGGCAATGGCGATTCCGAAGGCCTGATGGCGGATGAATACACTGCGCAGGAATTGCAGGACGCCTGCGATGTGATTGCATGGGCTGTGGCCCAGCCCTGGTGTTCAGGCACTGCGGGCATGATGGGGATTTCCTGGGGTGGGTTCAATTCGTTGCAGGTCGCAGCACTCAGGCCGCCGGCGCTGAAGGCGATCATCACCATCTGCTCCACCGTCGACCGCTTTGCGGATGACATCCATTTGAAGGGCGGCTGCCTGCTGGGCGAGAATTTCGGCTGGGCGGCAAATATGCTGTCCTATTCGTCACGGCCGCCGGATCCGCTGCTCATCGGACCGGGCTGGCGCGAATTGTGGCTCAACCGGCTCGAACATATGCCGTTCCTGGCGCGCGAGTGGATTTCCCGGCAGGCGCGCGACGATTACTGGAAGCATGGCTCCGTCTGCGAGGATTTTGGCGCCATCGAGGCTGCGGTGCTGTCGATCGGCGGTTGGCATGACGGTTATCGCAACACGATTTCGCATCTGGTCGAAAACATCGAGGCGCCGGTCAAGGGCATCGTCGGGCCGTGGATCCATAAATATCCGCATTATGCCGGCCCCGAGCCGCGCATCGGATTCCTGCAGGAAGCCAAACGCTGGTGGGACCATTGGCTCAAGGGCGCCGACAATGGTGCCGAGAGCCTGCCGGCCTATAGGGCCTGGCTGATGGACAGCATTAAGCCGCAGCGTTGGGTGGATGAACGCCCCGGGCGCTGGATTGCCGAGAGCGAGTGGCCGTCGCCGGACAGTGACGAGCTGGTTCTGAAACTGGGAGACGGCTCGCTCGGCGAGGCGGAGCTGACAACAGCGGTGCCGGTCAACACTCCGAATGATTGCGGCAGTCAGGCCGGCGAATATTTTCCCTTTGCCTACGGGCCGGAATTGCCAGACGAGCAGACACCGGATGATCTGCGGTCCGCCTGTTTTGATGGTGAGGTCCTCACTGAAACGCTGGATATTGTCGGTGCGCCAAAGCTGGCGCTGACGCTGCACTCGGACAAGCCAATGGCGCAACTGGTGGTGCGGCTGTGTGATCTGCGTCCGGACGGCACTTCGGCACTGATCACGATGGGCGTGCTCAACCTGACCCACAGCAAGTCTAGCGAGCAGCCGGAACTGCTGACGCCCGGAGAGGTGTTTGACACCACGGTGGTGCTTGACCAGATCGCCTATCGCATTCCGGCGGGGCATCGCTTGCGGATTGCGGTGTCGACGGCCTGCTGGCCGTTCATCTGGCCCACGCCGGAACGCGCCACGGTGACGCTTGAAGCGGGAAAACTGGCGCTTCCGTTGCGAACGGTGATTGCCGATGCGGATGAGTGCAGCTTTGAAAAGCCGGTCGGGGCGACGCCCTGGCAGCACGAGAATTTGAGACCGTCCGCCTCTACGCGGCAGAGCGAGACAGATCCGGCGACCGGCGTGGTGACGACGACCATATTCAATGATGCGGGCGAGAACCGTGATTCCGACCATGGCCTGGTATCCGGCAGCACCACCCATGAGACCTGGTCGATCCATCCCGATGATCCGCTCTCGGCGACATCACATATCCGCTGGGAGCAGACCATCGGCCGCGATCACTGGCAAACTGCCACCGTTGCGGAGATGAAGATGCGCTGTGACAGGGACTGGTTCTACATTACCGGAAAACTGGTGGCGACGGAGAATGGCGAGGTGATGTTCGACAAGGACTGGGACGAAAAGATTGCGCGTCGTTTCGTCTAA
- a CDS encoding FAD-binding dehydrogenase gives MDSCDVIVVGGGLAGLVAANELADRGKQVILLDQEAENSLGGQAFWSLGGLFLVDTPEQRRMGIRDSRELALNDWMGSAQFDRKEDFWPRKWAEAYVDFAAGEMRPWLHSMGMRWFPIVGWAERGGGFADGHGNSVPRFHVTWGVGPGTLAPFESRVRAHVKAGRIELRFRHRCSHIITENSIVKGVSGEVLVEDIKDRGQSTSREITGAFELRAPSVLVTSGGIGGNFDLVRKAWPRDRLGEPPREMIAGVPAHVDGRMIAITEAAGGRVINADRMWHYTEGVKNWDPIWPDHGIRILPGPSSMWFDAEGNRLKPPCLPGFDTLSTLREILSTSHDYSWFVMTQKILKKEVALSGSEQNPDFAARSWGQVIRQRLLNKQATPAVEAFKSHGEGFIVANSLEELVDGMNQKGGGLIDLEKLRAQIVARDSQIDNPFTKDAQLMAVHAARNYRGDRLMRTAKPHRLLDPANGPLIAIKLHILTRKTLGGFETDLNGQVLNAQGERIEGLFAAGEVSGFGGGGYHGYNALEGSFLGGCIFSGRQAGRGDAIA, from the coding sequence ATGGACAGTTGCGATGTGATCGTGGTGGGGGGAGGCCTGGCCGGACTGGTGGCGGCGAACGAGCTTGCCGATCGCGGCAAGCAGGTCATCCTCCTCGATCAGGAGGCGGAGAATTCGCTTGGCGGGCAGGCGTTCTGGTCACTGGGGGGGCTGTTTCTGGTCGATACGCCCGAACAGCGGCGGATGGGCATCAGGGACAGCCGCGAACTGGCCTTGAACGACTGGATGGGCTCGGCGCAGTTTGACCGCAAGGAAGATTTCTGGCCGCGCAAATGGGCCGAGGCCTATGTCGATTTTGCCGCCGGCGAAATGCGGCCCTGGCTTCACAGCATGGGCATGCGCTGGTTTCCGATTGTCGGATGGGCGGAGCGCGGCGGCGGCTTTGCCGATGGCCACGGCAATTCGGTGCCGCGTTTCCATGTCACCTGGGGCGTTGGTCCCGGCACGCTGGCGCCATTTGAAAGCCGTGTCCGGGCACATGTCAAAGCCGGACGGATCGAACTCAGGTTCCGGCACCGCTGCTCCCACATCATCACAGAAAACAGCATCGTCAAAGGGGTGTCCGGGGAGGTTCTGGTCGAGGACATCAAGGACCGCGGCCAATCGACCAGCCGCGAGATCACCGGCGCCTTCGAGCTGAGGGCACCAAGCGTGCTGGTGACCTCGGGCGGCATCGGCGGCAATTTCGACCTGGTGCGCAAGGCGTGGCCGCGAGACCGGCTGGGCGAACCGCCGCGCGAGATGATCGCCGGGGTGCCGGCCCATGTCGATGGCCGGATGATCGCCATCACCGAAGCCGCCGGTGGACGGGTGATCAATGCCGACCGGATGTGGCACTACACCGAGGGCGTGAAGAACTGGGATCCGATCTGGCCCGATCACGGTATTCGGATTTTGCCGGGTCCATCATCGATGTGGTTTGATGCCGAGGGCAACAGGCTCAAGCCGCCATGCCTGCCGGGCTTTGACACGCTGTCGACACTGCGCGAGATTCTGTCCACAAGCCATGATTATTCCTGGTTTGTGATGACCCAGAAGATCCTGAAGAAGGAAGTGGCGCTGTCGGGCTCGGAGCAGAACCCGGATTTTGCCGCCAGGAGCTGGGGCCAGGTGATCCGGCAGCGCCTGTTGAACAAGCAGGCGACGCCGGCGGTCGAGGCCTTCAAGAGCCACGGCGAAGGCTTCATTGTTGCCAATAGCTTGGAGGAGCTGGTTGACGGCATGAATCAGAAGGGCGGCGGTCTGATCGATCTTGAAAAACTGCGCGCCCAGATCGTGGCGCGCGACAGCCAGATCGACAATCCGTTTACCAAGGACGCGCAGTTGATGGCCGTGCATGCGGCGCGCAACTATCGCGGCGACCGTCTGATGCGCACCGCCAAGCCGCACCGGTTGCTCGATCCTGCAAACGGGCCGCTGATCGCCATCAAGCTGCACATTCTCACCCGCAAGACGCTGGGCGGTTTCGAGACCGATCTGAATGGCCAGGTTCTCAACGCGCAGGGCGAAAGGATCGAGGGGCTGTTTGCCGCAGGCGAGGTCAGCGGCTTCGGCGGTGGCGGTTATCATGGCTACAACGCGCTTGAAGGCAGCTTTCTCGGCGGCTGCATCTTCTCGGGCCGGCAGGCCGGTCGCGGCGATGCCATCGCCTGA